In the Victivallis sp. Marseille-Q1083 genome, one interval contains:
- a CDS encoding sugar phosphate isomerase yields the protein MSQTAREMAEQFLNGEKQFHLGMLPTEQSNPKTRNLDRIFAADPARGIQTLLAVDFDIVPMAKRVFRSREYRQLVDDGLRTLRNGGRLGFSGCGATGRLSILLESMWRQFFIGLRREHPELAAKCGAWEDQVFSIMTGGDFALVKSVESFEDYSIFGRRQAADLAISGRDMLVAITEGGETSSVLGTAAEAADRGAKVYLLFNNPAEVLCRYIERSRQAIEDERITVLDLFCGPMGIAGSTRMQATTSEQLIAGFALEEIILALLGEKLSAAELAALGFDAYEPAAAFEAMVRQISGDGNAAELAGYLKFEADIYAKHGLVTYYAAGHLLDIFTDTTERSPTFMLPPFRKYDETRQVPSWAFVKDPRFSTREAWLRVLGRPPRCLEWRADDYRAMQAPEALAANPPAIGRAELYKFLIGNEPDDCRYERTPNVAVRFNAGSECGQLQEFLTAFEREAAHYQQTKALWVGEPPDAAGADFRIACRSPRSPLHLIERLAVKLVLNTMSTGTMVMLGRVSGNWMSYVQVSNKKLRDRGIRLVAELCGVDYPTACYALHETIEEFGRTDFSNREMPSPVQYTIEKLGRRS from the coding sequence ATGAGTCAAACCGCCCGCGAGATGGCCGAACAGTTCCTGAACGGGGAGAAACAGTTCCATCTCGGTATGCTGCCGACGGAGCAATCCAATCCGAAAACCCGTAATCTGGACCGCATTTTCGCTGCCGATCCGGCCCGGGGAATTCAAACCTTGCTCGCTGTCGATTTCGATATCGTGCCGATGGCGAAACGCGTGTTCCGGAGCCGGGAATACCGGCAGTTGGTCGATGATGGTTTGCGGACGTTGCGGAATGGCGGCCGGCTGGGATTTTCCGGCTGCGGCGCCACCGGCCGGCTCAGCATCCTGCTGGAATCGATGTGGCGGCAATTCTTCATCGGCCTGCGCCGGGAGCATCCGGAATTGGCCGCGAAGTGCGGCGCCTGGGAGGATCAGGTATTCAGCATCATGACCGGCGGCGATTTCGCGTTGGTCAAATCGGTTGAAAGTTTCGAGGATTACAGCATATTCGGCCGCCGGCAGGCGGCTGACCTGGCGATTTCCGGCCGGGATATGCTGGTCGCCATCACCGAGGGCGGCGAAACCAGTTCGGTGCTCGGCACTGCGGCGGAAGCCGCCGACCGGGGAGCCAAAGTCTATCTGCTGTTCAACAACCCGGCCGAGGTATTGTGCCGTTATATCGAACGCTCCCGGCAGGCGATCGAGGACGAGCGGATCACCGTGCTGGATTTGTTCTGCGGTCCGATGGGCATTGCCGGTTCGACCCGGATGCAGGCGACCACGTCCGAGCAGCTGATTGCCGGCTTTGCGCTGGAGGAGATCATCCTGGCGCTGCTGGGGGAAAAATTGTCCGCCGCGGAATTGGCCGCGCTCGGTTTCGACGCCTATGAGCCGGCGGCAGCCTTCGAAGCGATGGTGCGGCAGATTTCCGGCGACGGCAATGCTGCCGAGCTGGCCGGATATCTGAAATTCGAAGCGGATATTTATGCGAAACACGGTCTGGTCACTTATTATGCCGCCGGCCATCTGCTGGACATCTTCACCGATACGACGGAACGCTCGCCGACCTTCATGCTGCCGCCGTTCCGGAAATACGATGAAACGCGGCAGGTTCCCTCCTGGGCGTTCGTCAAGGACCCGCGCTTTTCGACCCGGGAAGCCTGGTTGCGGGTATTGGGCCGTCCGCCGCGCTGCCTGGAGTGGCGCGCCGACGATTACCGGGCGATGCAGGCGCCCGAAGCTCTGGCGGCCAACCCGCCGGCGATCGGCCGGGCGGAATTGTACAAATTTCTGATCGGCAATGAACCGGATGACTGCCGTTACGAACGGACGCCGAATGTCGCGGTCCGCTTCAATGCCGGCAGTGAATGCGGGCAATTGCAGGAGTTCTTGACCGCTTTCGAGCGGGAAGCGGCGCATTATCAGCAGACGAAGGCGCTCTGGGTCGGGGAACCGCCCGATGCCGCCGGCGCCGACTTTCGAATCGCCTGCCGTTCTCCGCGTTCTCCGCTTCATTTGATTGAGCGGCTGGCGGTAAAACTGGTGTTGAACACGATGTCGACCGGCACGATGGTCATGCTCGGCCGGGTCAGCGGCAACTGGATGAGCTATGTTCAGGTTTCGAACAAGAAACTGCGCGACCGCGGCATCCGGCTGGTGGCGGAACTCTGCGGCGTCGATTATCCGACTGCCTGTTATGCACTGCACGAGACGATCGAGGAATTCGGCCGGACCGATTTCAGCAACCGGGAAATGCCGTCGCCGGTCCAGTACACCATTGAGAAGTTGGGCCGCCGGAGCTGA
- a CDS encoding RNA polymerase sigma factor RpoD/SigA, giving the protein MTEEEFVSESEEMSLSMTPSGILISSTKKERTLKIRRKDAAAAQAKPKTKQEKETARKNALESKVGAGSKNDTMKVYMGEIGQISLVSKKEEAELAEAIHGVDDYAHDEARATLIKANLRLVVKIAHDFKGLGLPLLDLISEGNIGLMRAVEKFDPAKGAKFSSYAAWWIKQSMRRALANQSRTIRIPVQSAGKINKIKSVRMKLAEELGREPTDAEIAERLDFSERTVAGLRLADLRTFSLQDPIQQGEEGEFQDIIPDRRTMTPDQVLGDVESVDRLVDLLEDLEDREKLILKMRFGLDGYRARTLEEVSQAIGRTRERVRQIQNQALSKLKTLLADEAGFASE; this is encoded by the coding sequence ATGACTGAAGAAGAATTTGTATCTGAATCAGAAGAAATGAGCTTATCGATGACTCCTTCCGGGATACTGATCAGCTCGACCAAGAAGGAACGTACGCTGAAAATCCGCCGGAAAGACGCGGCTGCGGCGCAGGCCAAACCCAAAACCAAACAGGAAAAAGAAACTGCCCGCAAAAACGCGCTGGAATCCAAAGTCGGCGCCGGCTCCAAAAACGATACGATGAAAGTCTACATGGGCGAAATCGGTCAGATTTCCCTGGTAAGCAAAAAAGAAGAGGCCGAACTGGCCGAAGCCATTCACGGCGTGGACGATTACGCGCATGACGAAGCGCGGGCCACGTTGATCAAGGCGAACCTGCGGCTGGTGGTCAAAATTGCCCACGATTTCAAAGGCCTCGGCTTGCCGCTGCTCGATTTGATTTCCGAAGGAAACATCGGCCTGATGCGGGCCGTCGAAAAATTCGATCCGGCCAAAGGAGCCAAATTCAGTTCCTATGCCGCCTGGTGGATCAAACAGTCGATGCGCCGGGCACTGGCCAACCAGAGCCGGACGATCCGGATCCCGGTGCAATCCGCCGGCAAGATCAACAAAATCAAATCCGTCCGGATGAAACTGGCCGAAGAACTCGGCCGGGAGCCGACCGATGCCGAAATTGCCGAACGGCTGGATTTCAGCGAACGGACGGTAGCCGGCCTACGGCTGGCGGATTTGCGGACGTTTTCGCTGCAGGACCCGATCCAGCAGGGCGAGGAAGGCGAATTCCAGGACATCATTCCGGACCGCCGGACGATGACGCCGGACCAGGTGCTCGGCGATGTCGAATCGGTCGACCGGCTGGTCGACTTGCTGGAGGACCTCGAAGACCGCGAAAAACTGATCCTGAAAATGCGTTTCGGCCTGGACGGCTACCGGGCCAGAACGCTTGAGGAGGTCAGTCAGGCGATCGGCCGCACCCGTGAACGGGTCCGGCAGATCCAGAATCAGGCATTGAGCAAATTGAAGACATTGCTGGCCGATGAAGCCGGCTTTGCCAGTGAATAA
- the mfd gene encoding transcription-repair coupling factor, protein MNRGPYDGIPGGVDPNTLSLIVLRTVLNAGPRALVVTPDAELAGRLSGELALLVEQLKLPFQAGLLPEQLAGRLYSPAVDLERSAILHQVLHGDFRLLVASVQAVLAPVVKPAVLQESEFVLHPGMYIKFNDLLERLLKLDYDDEYEVNTTAEFARRGGIIDVYSPAHEFPVRLEFWGDQLESIRQFSPKTQRTTGLVSEYQIIGRGQMDNRFGEPGTFFDYLRCAEADLLLAFPEECRRHLAQFGSADAAELLERELAGLPAEKKFLLSDAAESAELPTVSAECYPAVAHLTKLLPEETLPGGMELLRQQIAGQIRQYLDCNYQVALLAPDDSGLQHIRNWCEVYGIPVAAVEIAVGRLPGGWLLPADELVLLTERELFASNFLNHKGGVPVPLRPLQNNDAEDAVIAELDEGDYAVHLSHGIGIFRGIREIDTRGVVREVMVLEYADNAILYVPLYQAGQVSRYVGAAGKVALHRLGGRKWTQDKQGTLRAVRDYAADLLRLQAVRSASEGLPLPPEGLEQQIFENSFSFQETPDQLRAISEIKHDLAGDHPMDRLLCGDVGYGKTEVAMRAAFRMVQAGYQVAILAPTTVLAQQHYYSFTARFAEYPFNIDMLSRFRSSREQLEIVRKLADGRIDIVIGTHRLCQNDVKFKNLGLIIVDEEQRFGVAHKEHIRQQRAALHVLTMSATPIPRTLYLAMAGARDLSTIMTAPVARLPIKTIISQHDEAVIVEAIRNELARKGQVYYLHNRVYSISNVAEKLRRLMPEVRFAVAHGQMEEGELELIMADFLAGVIDVLISTTIIESGLDVPNANTIIIERADRFGLAELYQLRGRVGRWSNQAYAYLLLPPQEAITSDGRKRIAAIRRYTHLGAGFQLALRDLEIRGAGNILGAEQSGHINAVGFELYCQLLRNEVAALKGEKVEFLPDVELAIDFIRFAHRAPERYLAVGISPEFIPSERLRVDVYRKLSVLSGEEQLEAFSEELSDRFGRLPREVKDLLTVTRIRILAARAGFVLVNVVDGKVTLQNAQGSVYRHNNLLPVINPALPPAAQLLKLLDILQRIVWHG, encoded by the coding sequence TTGAATCGTGGTCCTTATGATGGGATTCCGGGCGGAGTTGATCCCAATACCTTATCGCTGATCGTCTTGCGGACTGTTTTGAACGCCGGGCCGCGGGCGCTGGTGGTCACGCCGGATGCCGAACTGGCCGGCCGCCTGAGCGGCGAGTTGGCGCTGTTGGTCGAGCAGTTGAAATTGCCCTTTCAGGCCGGCCTGCTGCCGGAGCAGCTGGCCGGCCGGCTCTATTCGCCGGCGGTGGATCTGGAACGTTCCGCCATCCTGCATCAGGTTTTGCACGGCGACTTCCGGCTGCTGGTTGCTTCGGTCCAGGCGGTGCTGGCGCCGGTGGTCAAGCCGGCGGTGCTGCAGGAGAGTGAATTCGTGCTGCATCCGGGGATGTACATCAAGTTCAACGATCTGCTGGAGCGATTGCTCAAACTGGACTATGACGACGAATACGAAGTGAACACCACCGCCGAATTCGCCCGGCGCGGCGGCATCATCGACGTCTATTCGCCGGCGCACGAATTCCCGGTGCGGCTGGAATTCTGGGGCGATCAACTGGAGTCGATCCGGCAGTTTTCGCCGAAGACCCAGCGGACGACCGGGCTGGTGTCGGAGTATCAGATCATCGGCCGCGGCCAAATGGACAACCGTTTCGGCGAGCCGGGAACTTTTTTCGATTACCTGCGCTGCGCCGAAGCGGATTTGCTGCTTGCCTTCCCGGAGGAGTGCCGCCGTCACCTGGCGCAGTTCGGCAGTGCGGACGCCGCCGAATTGCTGGAACGGGAACTTGCCGGACTGCCGGCGGAGAAAAAATTTCTGCTGTCGGATGCGGCGGAGAGCGCGGAATTGCCGACTGTTTCCGCCGAATGTTATCCGGCGGTCGCCCACCTGACCAAACTTTTGCCGGAGGAGACGCTGCCGGGCGGCATGGAACTGCTCCGGCAGCAGATTGCCGGTCAGATCAGGCAATATCTCGACTGCAATTACCAGGTGGCGCTGCTGGCGCCGGACGACAGCGGCCTGCAGCATATCCGGAACTGGTGCGAAGTCTACGGAATTCCGGTTGCGGCGGTTGAAATCGCCGTCGGCCGCCTGCCGGGCGGCTGGCTGTTGCCGGCGGACGAGCTGGTGCTGCTGACCGAACGGGAACTGTTCGCCAGCAATTTTCTCAATCACAAGGGCGGCGTTCCCGTCCCGTTGCGGCCGCTGCAGAATAACGATGCTGAAGATGCGGTGATCGCCGAGCTGGACGAGGGGGATTACGCCGTGCATCTTTCGCATGGCATCGGCATCTTTCGCGGCATCCGGGAAATCGATACCCGCGGGGTGGTCCGGGAAGTGATGGTGCTGGAATATGCCGACAACGCGATTCTCTATGTGCCGTTGTATCAGGCCGGCCAGGTGAGCCGTTACGTCGGCGCGGCCGGCAAAGTGGCGCTGCACCGGCTGGGCGGCCGGAAATGGACGCAGGATAAGCAGGGGACGCTGCGGGCGGTGCGGGATTACGCCGCGGATCTGTTGCGGCTGCAGGCGGTGCGCAGCGCCTCGGAAGGCCTGCCGCTGCCGCCGGAAGGGCTGGAACAGCAGATTTTTGAAAACAGTTTCTCGTTTCAGGAGACGCCGGACCAGTTGCGGGCGATCAGTGAAATCAAGCACGACCTGGCCGGTGATCACCCGATGGACCGGCTGCTGTGCGGCGATGTCGGCTACGGCAAGACGGAAGTGGCGATGCGGGCGGCGTTCCGGATGGTGCAGGCCGGCTATCAGGTGGCGATCCTGGCGCCGACGACGGTGCTGGCCCAGCAGCATTATTACAGTTTCACGGCGCGATTTGCCGAATATCCGTTCAACATCGACATGCTGTCGCGTTTCCGCTCCAGCCGGGAACAGCTCGAAATCGTCCGGAAGCTGGCCGACGGCCGGATCGATATCGTCATCGGCACCCACCGGCTTTGCCAGAACGACGTCAAATTCAAAAATCTCGGCTTGATCATCGTCGATGAAGAGCAGCGCTTCGGTGTGGCGCACAAGGAACACATCCGGCAGCAGCGGGCGGCGCTGCACGTATTGACGATGTCGGCGACGCCGATTCCGCGGACGCTGTACCTGGCGATGGCCGGAGCCCGCGATTTGAGCACGATCATGACCGCGCCGGTGGCCCGGCTGCCGATCAAGACGATCATCAGCCAGCATGACGAAGCGGTGATCGTCGAGGCCATCCGCAATGAACTGGCCCGCAAGGGACAGGTGTATTATCTGCACAACCGGGTCTATTCGATCAGCAATGTAGCCGAAAAGCTGCGCCGGCTGATGCCGGAGGTGCGGTTTGCGGTGGCGCACGGCCAGATGGAGGAAGGGGAACTGGAACTGATCATGGCCGATTTCCTGGCCGGCGTCATCGATGTGCTGATTTCGACGACGATCATCGAGTCCGGCTTGGATGTGCCCAATGCCAATACGATCATCATCGAACGGGCTGACCGTTTCGGCCTGGCGGAGCTTTATCAACTGCGCGGCCGGGTGGGGCGCTGGAGCAACCAGGCGTATGCCTATCTGCTGTTGCCGCCGCAGGAGGCGATTACCTCCGACGGCCGGAAACGGATTGCCGCCATCCGGCGTTACACGCATCTGGGCGCCGGGTTCCAACTGGCGTTGCGGGATCTGGAGATCCGCGGAGCCGGCAATATCCTGGGCGCGGAGCAGAGCGGCCATATCAACGCGGTCGGCTTCGAGTTGTACTGTCAGTTGCTGCGCAACGAAGTGGCGGCGCTGAAAGGGGAGAAGGTGGAATTCCTGCCGGATGTCGAGCTGGCGATCGATTTCATCCGCTTTGCCCACCGGGCGCCGGAACGTTATCTGGCGGTCGGCATCTCGCCGGAGTTTATCCCGAGCGAGCGGCTGCGGGTCGACGTTTACCGCAAGTTGAGCGTACTGTCCGGCGAGGAACAATTGGAGGCGTTCAGCGAAGAGCTGTCCGACCGGTTCGGCCGGCTGCCGCGCGAAGTGAAGGATTTGCTGACGGTGACCAGAATCCGGATTCTGGCGGCGCGGGCCGGGTTCGTATTGGTCAATGTCGTGGATGGCAAAGTGACTTTGCAGAACGCCCAGGGCAGTGTTTACCGCCATAACAATTTGCTGCCGGTGATCAATCCGGCGCTGCCGCCGGCGGCCCAACTGCTCAAATTGCTGGATATTCTGCAGCGGATTGTCTGGCACGGCTGA
- a CDS encoding acetylxylan esterase, translating into MLRSFLIVFLLCCGIVLTADVQYQLTVEPDQPRLRCGQLTTFQAQATADGAPLRAGSIALTVTNDDLDRLETGNYELAVEPATLSARLTQPGFLRCDAVLTVDGKEVARAAAAAAVEPEKIKQGYPMPPDFNQFWQESLAELQQIPVDARIEPLPEFSDGEFNAYQVSFANVGGKRIYGFLNIPKAEGTFPAVVSVPGAGPANFSPTFRYPGIITLFMNVHEYEALPDRDANQQRHDATYEHRNYPAIGQTDRKKFFFRDAYLGINRAIDYVRHLPQYDGENLGIFGSSQGGASALILSGMNPDTKYTVANVPALCDHGGYLAGRASGWPRVAQGAPEEEKQAVLQAVSYVDAANFARRIQNPVVVLVGWIDPVCPPSSVYAAYNNIPSRHKQMIDVPDMAHEWRAAADEAIREMLDFLRDNHQKMTE; encoded by the coding sequence ATGTTGCGTAGTTTTCTGATTGTTTTCCTTCTTTGTTGCGGCATCGTGCTGACGGCCGATGTCCAATACCAATTGACGGTCGAACCGGACCAGCCCAGATTGCGCTGCGGCCAACTGACCACCTTCCAGGCGCAAGCCACCGCGGACGGCGCGCCGCTGCGCGCCGGCAGCATTGCCCTGACCGTCACCAACGACGATCTGGACCGGCTGGAAACCGGCAACTACGAGCTGGCAGTCGAACCGGCAACCCTCAGCGCCAGGTTGACCCAGCCGGGTTTTCTGCGCTGCGATGCGGTTTTGACCGTGGACGGCAAGGAAGTCGCCCGGGCGGCAGCCGCAGCCGCCGTCGAACCGGAAAAAATCAAGCAGGGTTATCCGATGCCGCCCGATTTCAATCAGTTCTGGCAGGAGAGCCTGGCCGAACTGCAGCAAATACCGGTCGATGCCCGGATTGAACCGCTGCCGGAATTCTCCGACGGGGAATTCAACGCCTATCAAGTCAGCTTTGCCAATGTCGGCGGCAAGCGCATCTATGGGTTCCTGAACATCCCCAAAGCGGAAGGCACCTTCCCGGCGGTGGTGTCCGTGCCGGGGGCCGGCCCGGCCAATTTCAGCCCGACGTTCCGTTATCCCGGCATCATCACCCTGTTCATGAACGTCCACGAATACGAGGCATTGCCGGACCGCGACGCCAACCAGCAGCGCCATGACGCGACTTATGAGCACCGGAATTATCCGGCGATCGGCCAAACCGACCGGAAAAAATTCTTTTTCCGCGACGCTTATCTCGGCATCAACCGGGCGATCGATTATGTCCGCCACCTGCCGCAATATGACGGTGAAAACCTCGGGATCTTCGGCAGCAGCCAGGGCGGCGCTTCGGCGTTGATCTTAAGCGGCATGAATCCGGACACCAAGTACACGGTCGCCAACGTCCCCGCCCTCTGCGACCACGGCGGCTATCTGGCCGGACGTGCCTCCGGCTGGCCGCGGGTGGCGCAGGGCGCGCCGGAAGAGGAGAAACAGGCGGTGCTGCAGGCCGTCAGTTACGTCGATGCGGCCAATTTCGCCAGACGGATTCAAAATCCGGTGGTCGTACTGGTCGGCTGGATCGATCCGGTCTGCCCGCCGAGTTCGGTTTACGCCGCCTATAACAACATTCCGTCCCGGCACAAACAGATGATCGACGTGCCGGACATGGCGCACGAATGGCGGGCGGCCGCCGATGAGGCAATCCGGGAAATGCTCGATTTCCTGCGCGACAACCACCAGAAAATGACGGAATAA
- the aspS gene encoding aspartate--tRNA ligase, protein MAEYRSNTCAELRKADVGKTVKLAGWIHSVRDHGGVIFIDLRDHYGLTQVVIDPEREFYQELERWRVETVVSFTGKVVARAEGTVNPKLVTGEIEVVAEAMEVLGEAEVLPFLIAKDDHAPEALRLKYRFLDLRRERLHQNILLRSRVIAEMRRYMTGIGFNEFQTPILTASSPEGARDYLVPSRLHPGKFYALPQAPQQFKQLLMVAGFDRYFQIAPCFRDEDARADRSPGEFYQLDMEMSFATQDEIFAVVEGLFVDVFSKFSSKKFDGAPFVRIPYREAMRRFGSDKPDLRNPLEMIDVTELFRHCDFKAFASTVAAGGVVRAIKAPQVAGKPRKFFDDMIKFAQENGARGMAYIIWTGSEEKSPIVKFLSREVLDGLKAAGGIADGDALFFLADQEKVVQKLGGAVIPELGRQLGLIDPEVFKFCWIVDFPMFETDEETGEICFSHNPFSMPQGGMAALEKQDPLEVLAYQYDIVCNGIELSSGAIRNHRPEIMYRAFEIAGYDRSVVDEKFGGMINAFKLGAPPHGGIAPGVDRMVMLLADEPNIREVIAFPFNQQAQDLMMNAPAEVTVKQLRELHLQVVLPKKEKEKLEKGGE, encoded by the coding sequence ATGGCTGAATATCGAAGCAACACATGTGCTGAACTGCGGAAAGCCGATGTCGGCAAGACCGTAAAACTGGCCGGCTGGATTCACAGCGTGCGTGACCACGGCGGCGTTATTTTTATCGACCTGCGCGACCATTACGGCCTGACCCAGGTGGTGATCGATCCGGAGCGGGAGTTTTATCAGGAGCTGGAGCGCTGGCGGGTGGAGACGGTCGTCTCCTTTACCGGCAAGGTGGTCGCCCGCGCCGAAGGAACGGTCAATCCGAAGCTGGTTACCGGTGAAATTGAAGTGGTGGCCGAGGCGATGGAAGTGCTCGGCGAGGCGGAGGTGCTGCCGTTCCTGATCGCCAAGGACGACCATGCGCCGGAGGCGCTGCGGCTGAAATACCGTTTCCTCGACCTGCGGCGGGAGCGTCTGCACCAGAATATTCTGCTGCGTTCCCGGGTGATTGCCGAGATGCGCCGCTATATGACCGGCATCGGCTTCAATGAGTTTCAAACGCCGATTCTGACCGCCAGTTCGCCGGAAGGGGCGCGGGACTACCTGGTGCCGAGCCGCCTGCATCCGGGCAAGTTCTATGCCCTGCCGCAGGCGCCGCAGCAGTTCAAGCAGTTGCTGATGGTGGCCGGTTTCGACCGTTATTTCCAGATCGCCCCCTGTTTCCGGGACGAGGACGCCCGTGCCGACCGCTCGCCCGGCGAATTCTACCAGTTGGACATGGAGATGAGTTTCGCGACGCAGGATGAGATCTTTGCGGTGGTCGAAGGATTGTTCGTCGATGTTTTCAGCAAGTTTTCCTCGAAGAAATTCGACGGCGCGCCGTTCGTCCGGATTCCGTACCGCGAGGCGATGCGCCGTTTCGGCTCGGACAAGCCGGATTTGCGCAACCCGCTGGAGATGATCGACGTCACCGAACTTTTCCGCCATTGCGACTTCAAGGCTTTCGCTTCGACGGTGGCGGCCGGCGGCGTAGTGCGGGCGATCAAAGCGCCGCAGGTGGCCGGCAAGCCGCGCAAATTTTTCGACGACATGATCAAATTTGCCCAGGAAAATGGCGCCCGGGGCATGGCTTACATCATCTGGACCGGCAGTGAAGAGAAGAGCCCGATCGTCAAATTCCTGAGCCGTGAAGTGCTCGACGGTTTGAAGGCGGCCGGCGGAATCGCCGACGGCGATGCGCTGTTTTTCCTGGCCGATCAGGAAAAGGTGGTTCAGAAACTCGGCGGCGCGGTGATTCCGGAATTGGGTCGCCAGTTGGGATTGATCGATCCGGAGGTGTTCAAATTCTGCTGGATCGTCGATTTCCCGATGTTCGAGACCGACGAGGAAACCGGCGAAATCTGTTTCAGCCACAATCCCTTTTCGATGCCGCAGGGCGGCATGGCGGCGTTGGAAAAGCAGGACCCGCTGGAAGTGCTCGCTTATCAATATGACATCGTCTGCAACGGCATCGAACTCTCTTCCGGCGCGATCCGGAACCATCGGCCGGAGATCATGTACCGGGCGTTTGAAATCGCCGGTTACGACCGTTCGGTGGTCGACGAGAAGTTCGGCGGCATGATCAACGCCTTCAAACTGGGAGCGCCGCCGCATGGTGGCATCGCGCCGGGGGTGGATCGCATGGTGATGCTGCTGGCGGATGAGCCGAATATCCGGGAAGTGATCGCCTTCCCGTTCAACCAGCAGGCGCAGGATTTGATGATGAACGCGCCGGCGGAAGTGACGGTCAAGCAGTTGCGGGAACTGCATCTGCAGGTGGTATTGCCGAAAAAAGAGAAAGAAAAGCTGGAAAAAGGCGGCGAATGA
- a CDS encoding ABC transporter substrate-binding protein: MKRLHSFRRRCRHWAAALGICCAAGLGGCLSSEPQDEQTDVYKIGVLLPLSGENAAYGQRILQGIELAKDQLNGQEPFLAKPIRLFVEDDGSRSVQAISGMQALDREGVLLVIGGYTTDTALSMRSQANALKLPVVTPSASGEDLTERSRYMMRSCFSDRDQAEALADYTLHKRNIRTVAVLLDLDDDGTYSRMLARLFSRFFTLKGGTVVKTVGFRDGEGYSNVMREAIAAKPEAIFAPVYPEDAAQIVNQAREQGFTGTIFGADGWDEPEFLNNLTHAADGPLYHAAMFSSQLKFSPQLNFFNAAMFDRTGRVPSNCEALGFDVMSLVGSVLDGKADRESLLEAFLGIRNFDALTGRISMLPDGNAAAGVIIKKIVDADGKPEAVLDELVTVPHLNE, encoded by the coding sequence ATGAAACGATTGCATTCTTTCCGCCGGCGCTGCCGCCACTGGGCCGCTGCGCTCGGAATTTGTTGCGCCGCCGGGCTTGGCGGCTGTCTGAGCTCCGAACCGCAGGACGAGCAAACCGATGTTTACAAAATCGGCGTACTGCTGCCGTTGTCCGGGGAAAATGCCGCCTACGGGCAGCGGATCCTGCAGGGAATCGAACTGGCCAAAGACCAGCTCAACGGCCAGGAGCCGTTTCTGGCCAAGCCGATCCGGCTGTTCGTCGAGGACGACGGCAGCCGGTCCGTCCAGGCGATCAGCGGAATGCAGGCTCTGGACCGGGAAGGCGTCCTGCTGGTCATCGGCGGTTACACGACCGATACGGCATTGAGCATGAGAAGCCAGGCCAACGCGCTGAAACTGCCGGTGGTGACGCCGAGCGCTTCCGGCGAGGATTTGACCGAGCGGAGCCGCTACATGATGCGCAGTTGCTTCTCCGACCGCGACCAGGCGGAAGCGCTGGCCGACTATACGCTGCACAAACGCAACATCCGGACCGTCGCCGTCTTGCTCGATCTGGACGACGACGGCACTTACAGCCGGATGCTCGCCCGGCTGTTCAGTCGTTTCTTCACCCTCAAGGGCGGCACCGTGGTCAAAACGGTCGGTTTTCGCGACGGCGAAGGCTACAGCAACGTCATGCGGGAAGCGATCGCCGCCAAGCCGGAAGCCATTTTCGCCCCGGTTTATCCGGAGGATGCGGCGCAAATCGTCAACCAGGCCCGTGAACAGGGCTTTACCGGCACCATCTTCGGCGCCGACGGCTGGGATGAGCCGGAATTTCTGAACAATCTGACCCATGCGGCCGACGGCCCGCTCTACCATGCCGCCATGTTCAGTTCCCAGCTCAAATTCAGTCCGCAGCTGAACTTTTTCAATGCCGCCATGTTCGACCGGACCGGGCGGGTCCCGAGCAACTGCGAGGCGCTGGGATTCGACGTGATGAGTCTGGTCGGCAGTGTGCTGGACGGCAAGGCCGACCGGGAAAGCCTGCTGGAAGCGTTTCTGGGCATCCGCAACTTCGACGCGTTGACCGGCCGGATTTCGATGCTGCCGGACGGCAACGCCGCCGCCGGCGTCATCATCAAAAAAATCGTCGACGCCGACGGCAAACCGGAAGCAGTTCTGGATGAGCTGGTCACCGTCCCGCACCTCAATGAATAA
- a CDS encoding carbohydrate-binding family 9-like protein has protein sequence MSYHIRNARNIVELSAGWDSPCWADVEPIKIEYFRPESSDHRPVVRCKLQHDDFGLYGLFQVQDRFVRCVADHFQDSVCQDSCVELFIEPPGSQGYFNFEFSGNGQYLIYHVRDARRTSSGFADYSALTAEEGAKVKVFHTLPDRVEPELAEPVTWRLGFFIPFSLIAGRVGITRPVHNQTWRANLFKCGDQTSHPHWASWQLVEELNFHAPESFAPVVFD, from the coding sequence ATGAGCTACCACATTCGCAACGCCCGCAACATCGTTGAACTCTCCGCCGGCTGGGACAGTCCGTGCTGGGCCGATGTCGAACCGATTAAAATCGAATATTTCCGTCCCGAAAGCAGCGATCACCGGCCGGTCGTCCGCTGCAAGCTGCAGCACGACGATTTCGGCCTCTACGGCTTGTTTCAGGTGCAGGACCGTTTTGTCCGCTGTGTGGCCGACCATTTCCAGGACAGCGTCTGCCAGGACAGTTGCGTCGAACTTTTCATCGAACCGCCCGGCAGCCAGGGATATTTCAACTTTGAATTCAGCGGCAACGGCCAATACCTGATCTACCACGTCCGCGATGCCAGACGCACCAGTTCCGGCTTTGCCGACTATTCCGCTCTGACCGCCGAAGAGGGAGCGAAAGTCAAGGTATTCCATACCCTGCCCGACCGCGTCGAGCCGGAACTCGCCGAACCGGTTACCTGGCGTCTCGGCTTCTTCATTCCCTTCTCGCTGATTGCCGGCCGGGTCGGCATCACCCGGCCGGTCCACAACCAGACCTGGCGGGCCAACCTCTTCAAATGCGGCGACCAGACCAGCCATCCGCACTGGGCGAGTTGGCAATTGGTCGAAGAGCTCAACTTTCACGCGCCGGAGTCATTCGCGCCGGTGGTGTTCGATTGA